From Homalodisca vitripennis isolate AUS2020 chromosome 1, UT_GWSS_2.1, whole genome shotgun sequence, the proteins below share one genomic window:
- the LOC124354355 gene encoding uncharacterized protein LOC124354355 — protein MVPRLSRYQPIQHLHVQCSGNGPTPLSLQRLASCLQSVVSLLECPVCLETIPPPAFQCCNGHTLCGVCRSLTDRCPVCRVALGPRGRCLLADKLHMLFAATFLQSGGKKQKRSKAWTRQQLPTLHLPSRLLPRIVPTPSVERTPRPTQQLYNCPLDSCGSVVKSCDLLSHLQHHGDGPLVQYFCKESSTFLRFPVTRLTTITLSQTLTFVLHVTPHPVASCLLLWLWIASEDASSYRLQLELPGRAAVRGQVFPLSWTSQQVLALAADKCVVLNDDDFDANCSKVKVTILSKCDSTTI, from the exons ATGGTCCCACGTCTGAGCCGCTACCAGCCCATCCAACACCTTCATGTCCAA TGTTCTGGAAATGGCCCGACACCCCTTAGCCTCCAGCGGCTCGCTTCTTGTCTCCAGTCAGTAGTGTCGCTCTTGGAGTGTCCAGTCTGCCTGGAAACCATCCCGCCTCCAGCCTTCCAGTGCTGCAATGGTCATACTCTGTGCGGGGTCTGTCGCTCGCTCACAGATCGCTGTCCTGTGTGTCGGGTAGCCTTGGGACCCAGAGGGCGCTGTCTGCTAGCCGATAAGCTGCACATGCTCTTCGCCGCCACCTTCCTCCAGTCCGGCGGAAAGAAACAAAAACGCTCCAAG GCTTGGACACGACAGCAACTCCCGACACTACATCTACCCTCGCGCTTGCTGCCTCGCATTGTTCCTACCCCCTCCGTGGAGCGCACCCCTAGGCCGACCCAGCAGCTCTACAACTGCCCCCTGGACTCTTGTGGGTCCGTAGTCAAATCCTGTGATCTCTTGTCTCACCTGCAGCACCATGGAGACGGCCCTTTGGTGCAGTACTTCTGCAAGGAGTCCTCCACCTTTTTACGGTTCCCTGTAACGCGTCTTACCACCATAACTCTTTCACAG ACTCTGACGTTTGTGCTTCATGTGACCCCACACCCGGTAGCCAGCTGTCTTCTTCTCTGGCTGTGGATCGCATCCGAGGACGCCTCCAGTTACCGCCTCCAGCTGGAGCTTCCAGGACGTGCGGCGGTTCGCGGGCAGGTGTTCCCCCTCTCCTGGACCTCCCAGCAGGTCCTCGCCCTCGCCGCAGACAAATGTGTAGTTCTCAACGATGATGACTTTGATGCGAACTGTTCGAAAGTGAAAGTTACAATCCTATCAAAATGTGATTCTACAACGATATGA